The Polaribacter tangerinus genome has a segment encoding these proteins:
- a CDS encoding endonuclease/exonuclease/phosphatase family protein yields the protein MIKKLVLVAMLICIGCSKPSSESLKIMTYNIRLDIKSDGENQWSNRKDFLLSQIKFYEPTIFGTQEGRPNQIKYITEKLPNYAFIGHGRDGGNKGEYSAIFYDSTKVRFSNVHTFWLSETPNKKSLGWDASYPRICTYGLMNVLNSEKKIWVFNTHLDHQGALAQRNGMQLILQEIKKVNTKNYPVIITGDFNVTPDSDVISTLSLEYDDAKILAGENAFGTDGTFNGFKFHEPITRRIDYIFFSKNAKLSVSKYAVLTDSKDLKYPSDHFPVYAEIKLK from the coding sequence ATGATTAAAAAGTTAGTACTAGTAGCCATGCTTATTTGCATTGGTTGTAGCAAGCCATCATCAGAAAGTCTAAAAATTATGACGTACAATATTCGTTTAGATATTAAGTCTGATGGAGAAAACCAATGGTCTAATCGGAAAGATTTTTTGCTATCTCAAATAAAATTTTACGAGCCTACAATTTTTGGCACACAAGAGGGCAGGCCAAATCAAATTAAATACATTACAGAAAAACTACCAAATTATGCTTTTATTGGTCATGGGCGTGATGGTGGTAATAAAGGAGAATATTCTGCTATTTTTTACGATTCAACAAAAGTTCGTTTTAGTAATGTGCATACTTTTTGGCTTTCAGAAACTCCTAACAAAAAATCTTTAGGTTGGGATGCCTCTTACCCAAGAATTTGTACTTATGGATTAATGAATGTACTAAATTCTGAAAAAAAAATATGGGTGTTTAATACTCATTTAGATCACCAAGGGGCTTTAGCACAGCGCAATGGAATGCAATTGATTTTACAAGAAATAAAAAAAGTGAACACTAAAAATTATCCTGTAATTATTACTGGAGATTTTAATGTTACACCAGATAGTGATGTAATTAGTACGTTAAGTCTAGAGTATGATGATGCAAAAATTCTTGCTGGAGAAAATGCTTTTGGAACCGACGGAACTTTTAATGGTTTTAAGTTTCATGAACCCATTACAAGAAGAATTGATTATATTTTCTTTTCTAAGAATGCAAAATTATCAGTTAGTAAATATGCAGTTCTCACAGATTCTAAAGACTTAAAGTATCCGTCAGATCACTTTCCAGTATATGCAGAAATTAAATTAAAATAA
- a CDS encoding formimidoylglutamase, whose protein sequence is MNSDFLTPVNEKVVENLALLNLASLGQHIQIHSKDNGVPDLTNVQVAILGVQEDRNSENNFGCGENLHFIREKLYALFPGNWHTNIVDLGNIIKGNEVSDTYFAVSEIITSLLKENIIPIIIGGGQDITYVNYRAYDSLEQTVNITAVDSRFDLGSLEDALTSQSYLSKIIMQSPNNLFNYSNIGYQTYLNSQEEITLLDTLFFDAYRLGSAKELETIEPAFRNADIVSVDIGAVRQSEAPANNNASPNGFYGEEICAISRYAGISDKVTSFGIYEYNASLDSNHQTAHLIAQMIWYFIEGVNFRVKDYPFSGKENYQKFTVLLEDDDPLNFYKSNKSGRWWLEINILSDNKYKRHALIPCTYKDYKDATKQIIPERWYKAMKKMM, encoded by the coding sequence ATGAATAGCGATTTTTTAACCCCTGTAAATGAAAAAGTTGTAGAAAATTTAGCGTTGCTGAATTTAGCATCATTGGGGCAGCATATTCAAATACATTCTAAAGATAACGGAGTTCCAGATTTAACAAATGTTCAAGTCGCTATTTTGGGGGTTCAAGAAGATAGAAATTCCGAAAATAATTTTGGTTGTGGCGAAAATTTACACTTTATAAGAGAGAAATTATATGCACTTTTTCCGGGAAATTGGCACACCAATATTGTCGATTTAGGAAATATTATTAAAGGAAACGAAGTATCGGATACTTACTTTGCAGTTTCAGAAATTATTACATCACTTTTAAAAGAAAATATCATCCCAATTATTATCGGTGGTGGTCAAGACATTACCTACGTAAATTACAGAGCATATGATTCTTTAGAACAGACAGTAAATATTACTGCTGTAGACAGTCGATTCGATTTAGGTAGCTTAGAAGATGCGTTAACATCTCAATCCTACCTAAGTAAAATCATTATGCAATCGCCAAATAACTTATTTAACTACAGCAATATCGGGTATCAAACCTATTTAAATTCGCAAGAGGAAATTACATTACTAGACACCTTATTTTTTGATGCTTACAGATTGGGAAGCGCTAAAGAGCTAGAAACTATAGAGCCTGCTTTTAGAAATGCAGACATTGTTTCTGTAGATATTGGCGCTGTTAGGCAAAGTGAGGCGCCGGCAAATAATAATGCATCACCAAACGGATTTTATGGCGAAGAAATTTGTGCTATTTCAAGATATGCTGGTATTAGTGATAAAGTAACTAGTTTTGGTATTTATGAATACAACGCTAGTTTAGATAGCAACCATCAAACAGCACATTTAATTGCGCAAATGATTTGGTATTTTATTGAAGGGGTAAATTTTAGAGTGAAAGATTATCCTTTTTCGGGAAAAGAAAATTATCAAAAATTTACAGTATTGTTAGAAGATGATGATCCTTTAAACTTTTACAAAAGTAACAAGTCTGGTAGATGGTGGTTGGAGATAAATATTTTATCAGATAATAAATATAAAAGACATGCGTTAATACCATGTACATATAAAGATTACAAAGACGCTACAAAGCAAATAATACCAGAAAGATGGTATAAGGCTATGAAGAAAATGATGTAA
- the topA gene encoding type I DNA topoisomerase: MAKNLVIVESPAKAKTIEKFLGKDFQVESSYGHIADLPSKELGIDVDGDFNPKYIVSDDKKAIVKKLKTLSKKADTVWLASDEDREGEAIAWHLKEQLNLKDANTKRIVFHEITKNAILKAVDNPRDIDYNMVNAQQARRVLDRLVGYELSPVLWRKVKGGLSAGRVQSVAVRLIVERERSIQEFKPETHFKVVAEFSNIEGKTFKASIPKNFDSKNAAENFLKSCASASFSIADLTKKPAKKSPAAPFTTSTLQQEASRKLGFPVGKTMQVAQRLYEAGLITYMRTDSVNLSVDARNAAEEEITNYYGKEYSKQRVFKSKAKGAQEAHEAIRPTNMKMHTIDTEYDQNRLYDLIWKRTLASQMSDALLERTNIKIENSENSKIFTANGEMIKFEGFLKVYLEGTDNEEEEQAGMLPNLKENENLEYTYINATQRFTSPPYRFTEASLVKQLEELGIGRPSTYAPTISTVQRRGYIEKGQNEGVERSYEQLILNAGTIQSEILTEKTGSDKNKLVPTDIGNIVNDFLVANFSNILDFGFTAKVESSFDDISEGTENWTEMIKSFYTKFHDNVEDVKENAERESGERILGKHPETGKTVLVRLGKFGPIAQIGAPEDEEKLFASLNKDQNLGTITLEEALELFLLPKTLGVYEGEEVVVSNGRYGPYIRFGSMFVSLDKGENPMEVDMNRAQELIVAKQKADAPIYFYEELPVQKGVGRFGPFIKWNSLFINVNKKYDFDNLSNADIEELIEQKKQKEIEKVIHHWEDEGIRVEKARWGRFNVLKGKIKVELPKTTNIEKLTKEEAVKMIEAKAPKKKTSKKKPAAKKKPAVKKTSKKK, encoded by the coding sequence ATGGCAAAGAATTTGGTAATTGTAGAGTCTCCAGCTAAAGCAAAAACGATTGAAAAATTTCTTGGAAAAGATTTTCAAGTTGAGTCTAGTTACGGACATATTGCAGATTTACCCTCTAAAGAATTAGGTATTGATGTAGATGGAGATTTTAATCCTAAGTATATTGTTTCAGATGATAAAAAAGCGATTGTAAAAAAACTTAAAACGCTATCTAAAAAAGCAGATACTGTCTGGTTGGCTAGTGATGAGGATCGTGAAGGAGAAGCAATTGCATGGCATTTAAAGGAGCAGTTAAATTTAAAAGATGCCAATACCAAACGAATTGTTTTTCATGAAATTACCAAAAATGCTATATTAAAAGCAGTCGATAATCCTAGAGATATAGACTATAATATGGTAAATGCCCAGCAAGCTCGTAGAGTTTTAGATAGGTTGGTAGGGTATGAATTGTCGCCTGTTTTATGGAGAAAAGTAAAAGGAGGATTGTCTGCAGGTAGAGTTCAGTCTGTTGCGGTGCGATTAATTGTAGAAAGAGAGCGAAGTATACAAGAGTTTAAGCCAGAAACTCACTTTAAAGTAGTTGCAGAGTTTTCTAATATTGAAGGGAAAACTTTTAAAGCGAGTATTCCTAAAAATTTCGATTCTAAGAACGCCGCAGAAAATTTTTTAAAATCGTGTGCTAGTGCAAGTTTTTCGATTGCAGATTTAACCAAAAAGCCAGCAAAAAAATCGCCAGCAGCACCATTTACTACCTCTACATTACAACAAGAGGCATCAAGAAAATTAGGCTTTCCGGTAGGGAAAACAATGCAGGTTGCACAACGTTTGTATGAGGCGGGTTTAATTACGTACATGAGAACAGATAGTGTTAATTTATCTGTAGATGCAAGAAATGCAGCTGAAGAAGAAATTACCAACTATTACGGTAAAGAATATAGTAAGCAAAGAGTATTTAAGTCTAAGGCTAAAGGAGCCCAGGAAGCGCACGAAGCTATTAGGCCTACAAATATGAAAATGCATACAATAGATACTGAATATGACCAGAATAGGTTGTATGACTTAATTTGGAAACGAACATTGGCTTCTCAGATGAGTGATGCGCTACTAGAGCGTACAAATATTAAAATAGAAAACTCAGAAAACTCTAAAATTTTTACCGCAAACGGAGAGATGATTAAGTTTGAAGGTTTTTTAAAGGTTTATTTAGAAGGAACCGATAATGAAGAGGAAGAACAAGCAGGTATGTTGCCAAATTTAAAAGAAAATGAGAATTTAGAGTACACATATATAAATGCTACACAGCGTTTTACGAGTCCGCCGTACCGTTTTACAGAAGCTTCTTTGGTGAAACAATTAGAAGAATTAGGTATAGGAAGACCTTCTACCTATGCACCAACAATTTCTACAGTTCAACGCAGAGGTTATATCGAAAAAGGACAAAATGAAGGAGTAGAACGCAGCTATGAGCAGTTAATTTTAAATGCTGGAACCATACAAAGTGAAATCTTAACAGAGAAAACAGGCTCCGACAAAAATAAGCTTGTACCTACAGATATAGGTAACATAGTAAATGATTTTTTAGTTGCAAATTTTTCAAATATTTTAGATTTTGGCTTTACAGCAAAAGTAGAGAGTTCTTTCGATGATATTTCTGAAGGTACAGAAAATTGGACAGAAATGATAAAAAGTTTCTATACAAAGTTTCATGATAATGTAGAAGATGTAAAAGAAAATGCTGAGAGAGAAAGTGGAGAGCGTATTTTAGGAAAACATCCAGAAACAGGTAAAACAGTATTGGTTCGTTTAGGTAAATTTGGTCCGATTGCACAAATTGGCGCTCCCGAGGATGAAGAAAAACTTTTTGCAAGTTTAAATAAAGATCAAAACCTGGGAACTATTACTTTAGAGGAAGCCTTAGAGTTATTTTTATTGCCAAAAACATTGGGAGTTTATGAAGGTGAAGAAGTGGTAGTATCGAATGGTCGTTATGGACCTTATATACGTTTTGGAAGTATGTTTGTATCTTTAGACAAAGGAGAAAACCCTATGGAAGTAGATATGAACAGAGCACAAGAGTTAATTGTAGCGAAGCAAAAAGCAGATGCTCCAATTTACTTTTATGAAGAGTTACCAGTTCAAAAAGGAGTTGGGAGATTTGGTCCTTTCATAAAGTGGAATTCTTTATTTATAAATGTAAATAAAAAGTACGATTTTGACAATCTATCAAATGCAGATATTGAAGAATTGATTGAACAAAAAAAGCAAAAAGAGATTGAAAAAGTTATTCATCATTGGGAAGATGAAGGTATACGAGTAGAAAAAGCACGTTGGGGAAGATTTAATGTTTTAAAAGGTAAAATAAAGGTAGAGTTGCCAAAAACGACTAATATAGAGAAGTTAACCAAAGAGGAGGCTGTAAAAATGATTGAAGCAAAAGCACCTAAGAAAAAAACATCCAAAAAGAAGCCAGCAGCTAAAAAGAAACCAGCAGTCAAAAAAACATCCAAAAAGAAATAA
- the bglX gene encoding beta-glucosidase BglX translates to MQKLKFTIYSLIVLILGFSSCIISSEKNTNSANLDKAIEKKVDSVLELMTIDEKVGQMVQYSAGWDLTGPASSKSAQDKLDKIEKGLVGSVLNVVSVKEVRAAQELAMKSRLKIPLIFAYDVIHGLKTMFPTPLGESASWDLELIRQSAAIAAKESAAAGLNWTFAPMVDVSRDARWGRIMEGGGEDPYLSAEIGVARIKGFQGDDLADANTIAACAKHFAGYGFAEAGRDYNTVTAGEFELHNMILPPFRAAAKAGVATFMNSFNDIDGIPATGHKVLQRDILKGDWNWNGFVVSDWGSIGEMRAHGYAKDKKHAAEIALNAGSDMDMESYAYEASLKELLSEKKVSEAHINDAVKRILRLKFQLGLFDNPFKYCDEEKEKNNIYTKEHLAVSRDAARKSIVLLKNENSILPVSKNVKSIALIGPFADNKDMPIGNWRAKGVYNSAVSLLEGVKNKVGKNTKIYYEKGIDLLIPTVKPGDNQFLHPLKINKNNRTGISKAVAAARKAEIVFLAIGEDAYQSGEGRSQVNIGFAGLQNELLEAIYKVNKNIVLILSNGRPMDISRANEIVPGILVTWQLGSESGNGIADVVFGDYNPAGKLPVSFPRNVGQEPLYYNQKNTGRPYNPKNVTYSSYTDEKKSALFPFGFGLSYTNFSYDNLKVNKEKMELNDEIIISVEVSNTGKVSGEEVVQLYIRDLVASIVRPVKELKGFQKIYLNAGETKTVSFTINKDVLEFYTANRKWEVEPGEFLLFVGGNSTTKMNKKITVN, encoded by the coding sequence ATGCAGAAATTAAAATTCACTATTTATTCCCTAATTGTTCTAATATTAGGATTTTCAAGTTGTATTATATCATCAGAAAAAAACACCAACTCAGCTAATTTAGATAAAGCTATAGAAAAAAAGGTAGATTCTGTTCTGGAACTTATGACAATAGACGAAAAAGTTGGTCAAATGGTTCAGTACTCAGCTGGTTGGGATTTAACAGGTCCTGCATCTTCAAAAAGTGCGCAAGACAAATTAGATAAAATAGAAAAAGGACTCGTAGGTTCTGTGCTTAACGTGGTTTCTGTAAAAGAAGTTCGTGCCGCTCAGGAATTGGCAATGAAATCTAGATTAAAAATTCCATTAATTTTTGCATACGATGTTATTCATGGTTTAAAAACAATGTTTCCAACACCCTTGGGTGAGTCTGCAAGTTGGGATTTAGAATTGATAAGACAATCTGCAGCCATTGCAGCAAAAGAGTCTGCAGCTGCAGGATTAAATTGGACTTTTGCTCCAATGGTAGATGTTTCTAGAGACGCAAGATGGGGAAGAATTATGGAAGGTGGAGGAGAAGATCCATACTTAAGTGCTGAAATTGGCGTTGCTAGAATTAAAGGTTTTCAGGGAGATGATTTAGCAGATGCCAACACTATTGCAGCGTGTGCTAAACACTTTGCAGGTTACGGATTTGCAGAAGCCGGTAGAGATTATAACACGGTAACTGCAGGCGAGTTTGAATTGCATAATATGATTTTACCACCATTCAGAGCCGCTGCTAAAGCCGGCGTAGCAACGTTTATGAACTCATTTAACGATATAGATGGTATACCAGCAACCGGACATAAAGTATTGCAAAGAGATATTTTAAAAGGAGATTGGAACTGGAATGGTTTTGTAGTATCTGACTGGGGTTCTATTGGAGAAATGAGAGCGCATGGTTACGCAAAAGATAAAAAGCATGCAGCAGAAATAGCATTAAATGCAGGTTCTGATATGGATATGGAGTCTTATGCATACGAGGCTAGCCTAAAAGAATTACTTTCAGAAAAAAAGGTTTCTGAGGCACATATTAACGATGCAGTAAAAAGAATTTTACGCTTAAAATTTCAATTGGGGTTATTTGATAATCCTTTTAAGTATTGTGATGAGGAAAAAGAAAAAAACAATATTTACACCAAAGAGCATTTAGCAGTTTCTAGAGATGCTGCAAGAAAATCTATTGTATTATTAAAGAATGAAAATAGTATTTTACCAGTATCTAAAAATGTAAAAAGTATTGCTCTAATAGGCCCTTTCGCAGATAATAAAGATATGCCAATAGGAAATTGGCGTGCAAAAGGAGTGTATAATTCTGCGGTATCACTTTTAGAAGGTGTAAAAAATAAGGTTGGTAAAAACACCAAAATTTATTATGAGAAAGGAATCGATTTATTAATTCCAACAGTAAAACCTGGTGATAATCAATTTTTACACCCTTTAAAAATCAATAAAAATAATCGAACTGGAATTTCTAAAGCAGTTGCTGCAGCAAGAAAAGCTGAGATTGTTTTTTTAGCAATCGGAGAAGATGCATATCAATCTGGCGAAGGAAGAAGTCAGGTTAATATTGGTTTTGCAGGTTTACAAAACGAACTATTAGAAGCTATTTACAAGGTAAATAAAAATATTGTTTTGATACTCTCTAATGGAAGGCCAATGGATATTTCTAGAGCTAATGAAATTGTACCTGGTATTTTAGTAACTTGGCAATTAGGTTCTGAGTCGGGTAACGGTATTGCAGATGTTGTTTTTGGAGATTACAACCCTGCTGGAAAACTGCCAGTTTCTTTTCCAAGAAATGTTGGGCAAGAGCCATTATACTACAATCAAAAAAATACTGGTAGACCTTACAATCCTAAAAATGTTACTTATTCTAGTTATACAGATGAAAAAAAATCTGCCTTATTTCCGTTTGGTTTTGGATTAAGTTACACCAATTTTTCTTATGATAACCTAAAAGTTAATAAAGAAAAAATGGAATTAAATGACGAAATTATTATCTCTGTAGAGGTTTCAAATACGGGTAAAGTTTCGGGAGAAGAGGTTGTGCAGTTGTATATTAGAGATTTGGTAGCAAGTATTGTAAGACCCGTAAAAGAATTAAAAGGATTTCAAAAAATTTATTTAAACGCCGGAGAAACAAAAACAGTTTCCTTTACAATAAATAAAGATGTTTTAGAATTTTATACAGCGAACAGAAAATGGGAAGTAGAACCAGGAGAATTCTTGCTTTTTGTAGGTGGTAATTCTACTACAAAAATGAATAAAAAAATAACTGTAAATTAA